One genomic window of Paenibacillus xylanilyticus includes the following:
- a CDS encoding ABC transporter ATP-binding protein — protein sequence MRGMSKRLPLLSVEGLKVYYPIRQGIFSQVTDHVKAVDGISFSIPEGETLGLVGESGCGKSSVGRTLLQLETPYDGRILYAGRELAELGKRELRRTRASMGMIFQDPYSSLNPRMRISDILAEPLLAHRIESRSSVAERVDQLMETVGIPKEEKGRYPYEFSGGQRQRIGIARALSLNPKLIVCDEPVSALDVSIQAQILNLLKKLQKEKGLAYLFIGHGLGAVRYISDRIAVMYLGKIVEIASREKLFRVPKHPYTNALLSANPVIDPKLRSRKRIIIQGDVPNPVRPPGGCRFHTRCPIAKAICREFEPELKGHEHAVACFAFN from the coding sequence ATGCGGGGTATGAGCAAAAGGCTACCGCTGCTGAGTGTAGAAGGTCTCAAGGTATATTATCCCATCCGGCAGGGCATTTTCTCGCAAGTCACAGACCATGTTAAGGCGGTCGATGGGATCAGCTTCTCCATTCCCGAAGGAGAAACACTTGGTCTTGTTGGAGAATCGGGGTGTGGGAAGTCGAGTGTCGGTCGCACCCTGCTTCAACTTGAAACTCCATATGACGGAAGGATCCTCTATGCGGGCCGGGAACTGGCAGAACTCGGCAAGAGGGAACTTCGCCGCACTCGGGCGAGCATGGGGATGATTTTTCAAGACCCTTATTCCTCTCTGAATCCCCGAATGAGAATCAGTGATATTCTGGCAGAGCCTCTGCTGGCGCATCGAATTGAAAGTCGTTCGTCTGTTGCGGAGCGAGTAGATCAATTAATGGAAACGGTCGGAATACCAAAAGAAGAAAAAGGCCGTTATCCTTATGAGTTTTCCGGAGGACAGCGACAACGTATTGGCATTGCGAGAGCATTATCTCTAAACCCAAAGCTAATCGTTTGCGACGAACCCGTTTCCGCTCTGGACGTCTCGATTCAGGCGCAGATTTTGAATCTCCTTAAGAAGCTTCAGAAGGAGAAAGGCCTCGCTTACCTGTTCATTGGACATGGCCTCGGCGCAGTTCGCTATATCAGTGATCGAATCGCTGTGATGTATCTAGGCAAAATTGTGGAGATCGCAAGCCGGGAGAAACTGTTCAGGGTGCCGAAGCATCCCTACACGAACGCTTTGTTGAGTGCTAATCCGGTAATCGATCCAAAGCTCCGTTCACGGAAACGGATCATAATTCAAGGGGATGTACCGAATCCGGTCCGCCCGCCAGGGGGATGTCGTTTCCACACACGCTGTCCAATCGCCAAAGCAATCTGTCGCGAATTCGAACCGGAGCTTAAAGGTCACGAGCATGCCGTTGCCTGCTTTGCATTTAATTGA
- a CDS encoding ABC transporter substrate-binding protein — MKRVRKALICGVLTLLMVLVTACGTNSDSNTSSSPGSGGESASASGGAGQPLYIGLVNPVTTFDIFNLDNAGVFVNSLMSDTLVAMNSDYGFDPKLAESIETTDNLNFTIKLNKNAKWSDGEPFTADDIEFTFRMFTDVNVKTLLNMTFVAGLNEAGKRGEGQTELGFFKKVDDYTFVITTKNPMETNQFKSQFGTYFRYLPEHILKDVAPVDLNKNEFMMNPTVTNGAYKFVKFAKDQYVQLTANEQYYEGAPNIKDIYIKMMPATNLAAQLQTGDIQLTSPGVGLIPVQDFDKVANMANVTTGYGDANNPNIMFINTKKFPDPKVRQAMAYAMNRQLIVDQLLKGQGELVDGMLGQNHPYYNKDIPLYSYDPEKAKALLNEAGWDFNQSIEFVVPTGNKIREQASDIIAENLKAAGLKVQVTKLDFPTTYQRALKHEYDLTVINLGFILDPNSVLGLFKTGVSFNLADYSNAEVDELLAQGAEELEPSKRFEIYQQVQQKLHDDVPAIALYADKQMYAAAKNLDIGKSLDTSTVGLTNNVAKWKFTP; from the coding sequence ATGAAAAGGGTGCGTAAAGCTTTGATTTGCGGAGTATTGACATTATTAATGGTACTGGTCACGGCCTGCGGTACGAATTCTGACAGCAATACATCATCGTCTCCGGGATCGGGTGGCGAAAGTGCTTCTGCTTCCGGGGGGGCCGGTCAGCCTCTGTATATCGGCCTTGTAAATCCCGTGACGACATTCGATATCTTTAATTTGGATAATGCAGGTGTCTTCGTTAACTCGTTGATGAGCGATACCCTTGTTGCCATGAACAGCGATTATGGATTCGATCCGAAGCTTGCCGAATCGATCGAAACGACGGACAATCTGAACTTCACCATCAAGCTAAACAAGAACGCGAAGTGGAGCGATGGGGAACCGTTTACGGCAGACGATATCGAGTTCACGTTCCGCATGTTCACGGATGTTAACGTGAAGACCCTTCTCAACATGACGTTCGTCGCTGGACTGAATGAAGCGGGTAAGAGAGGGGAGGGGCAAACGGAGCTGGGTTTCTTCAAAAAGGTGGATGATTATACGTTTGTCATTACGACGAAAAACCCGATGGAAACGAACCAATTCAAGAGTCAGTTCGGCACGTACTTCCGATATCTGCCAGAGCACATATTGAAGGATGTGGCCCCGGTGGATCTGAACAAAAACGAATTTATGATGAATCCTACGGTCACCAACGGAGCCTACAAATTTGTCAAATTCGCCAAGGACCAGTACGTGCAGCTCACCGCCAATGAGCAATATTACGAAGGTGCGCCGAATATTAAGGACATTTATATCAAAATGATGCCGGCGACGAATCTCGCAGCCCAGCTTCAGACGGGAGACATACAGTTGACTTCTCCTGGTGTAGGTCTCATTCCGGTACAGGATTTTGACAAGGTAGCGAATATGGCGAATGTGACCACAGGTTATGGAGATGCCAATAATCCAAACATCATGTTCATCAATACGAAGAAGTTCCCGGATCCAAAAGTGCGTCAAGCCATGGCTTATGCCATGAACCGCCAGCTCATTGTAGATCAATTGCTCAAAGGACAAGGTGAACTCGTGGATGGCATGCTCGGCCAAAATCACCCTTATTACAATAAAGATATCCCACTTTACAGCTACGATCCAGAGAAAGCAAAAGCACTGCTGAACGAAGCGGGCTGGGACTTCAACCAGTCGATTGAATTCGTCGTTCCGACAGGCAACAAAATCCGCGAGCAAGCATCTGACATCATCGCCGAGAATCTGAAAGCAGCCGGTTTGAAAGTGCAAGTGACAAAGCTTGATTTTCCGACAACCTATCAAAGAGCTCTCAAGCACGAATACGACTTGACGGTAATCAATCTTGGCTTCATTCTCGATCCGAACTCCGTGCTGGGTCTGTTCAAAACGGGGGTCAGTTTTAATCTTGCAGATTATTCGAACGCTGAAGTCGACGAGCTGTTGGCCCAAGGAGCAGAAGAGCTGGAGCCATCAAAGCGTTTCGAGATTTACCAGCAGGTTCAGCAAAAGCTGCACGACGATGTTCCGGCAATTGCCCTGTATGCGGATAAGCAAATGTATGCAGCGGCCAAAAACCTGGATATTGGCAAAAGTCTCGATACCAGCACGGTGGGCTTGACAAACAACGTTGCCAAGTGGAAATTTACCCCTTGA
- the opp4C gene encoding oligopeptide ABC transporter permease translates to MSAVQTPVAGGVILPIQQAEPESVFRQMARRFLKHRLAVAGLVVTLLLILIAIFAPWLAPHSPYAVTAEFSAAPSSSHWLGTDQVGRDVLSRLLYATRVAVTVGFGTVALYVAFGTIIGLWSAYVGGWIDMLVMRITDMFMAFPYMMVILVVVSVLGPTLWTLVLVLALFSWPSIARLVRGSVLTLKQMDYIKAGVALGLSTPRIVFRHILPNALAPIIVNATFGVAAAIMAESGLSFLGMGVQPPTASWGNMLTDAQSISVMTDQPWLWLPPGIMILVTVLAINFVGDGLRDALDPKQ, encoded by the coding sequence ATGTCTGCTGTACAAACCCCAGTCGCCGGAGGCGTTATCCTTCCGATTCAACAGGCAGAACCCGAGAGCGTCTTCCGGCAAATGGCCCGACGTTTCCTGAAGCATCGGCTGGCCGTCGCCGGACTTGTTGTTACCTTGCTGCTTATCCTCATAGCTATCTTTGCTCCTTGGCTAGCCCCGCATAGCCCTTATGCTGTAACCGCCGAATTTTCTGCTGCACCTTCCTCTTCCCATTGGCTTGGAACCGACCAGGTGGGAAGGGATGTGCTGTCCCGTCTGCTGTACGCGACGAGAGTTGCGGTAACAGTAGGATTTGGAACAGTCGCCTTGTATGTCGCTTTTGGAACGATCATCGGTCTTTGGTCTGCTTATGTTGGCGGCTGGATTGATATGTTGGTCATGAGAATTACGGATATGTTCATGGCATTCCCCTATATGATGGTTATTCTTGTGGTTGTCAGTGTGCTTGGACCAACACTTTGGACGCTGGTCCTTGTTCTTGCTCTATTCTCCTGGCCTTCCATTGCCCGACTGGTTCGGGGGAGTGTACTGACGCTCAAGCAAATGGATTACATCAAAGCCGGAGTGGCTTTGGGGCTGAGCACACCGCGCATCGTCTTCCGTCACATCCTGCCGAATGCGCTGGCTCCCATTATCGTGAACGCGACATTCGGTGTTGCTGCGGCAATCATGGCAGAGTCCGGGCTAAGCTTTTTGGGCATGGGCGTACAGCCACCAACGGCCAGTTGGGGCAATATGCTGACAGATGCTCAATCTATTAGCGTGATGACGGACCAGCCCTGGCTTTGGCTGCCTCCCGGTATCATGATCCTGGTGACGGTGCTCGCTATCAACTTCGTCGGTGACGGCTTACGTGACGCACTTGACCCGAAACAATAA
- a CDS encoding ABC transporter permease: MFTYVIRRILIAIPVLFGITIINFVIINLAPGNPIDMYMTPDTPPELLELRKEQLGLNDPIVVQYFKWLGQLLVGNLGYSFSTSESVVSLIGERLGQTVLLGICALIIGLLIALPIGIMSAVRQNSKFDYLMTGLSFVGTSIPQFFLGLLCIYIFAVQLGWLPVGGTEDLGGGGGLADRIRHLVLPSIALAVGIAGRKVRYIRASMLDVLKQDYLRTARAKGLKEFYVTNKHALRNALIPIITVVGMEIPMLFGGAVIVEQLFQWPGIGQLTIQSIMSRDYSTIMGLNLVAAMIVLAANLLTDIFYSVADPRIQYQ, translated from the coding sequence ATGTTTACTTACGTCATTCGCCGCATTCTGATTGCAATTCCCGTTTTGTTCGGCATTACGATCATCAATTTTGTCATCATCAATCTTGCGCCTGGTAACCCCATTGACATGTACATGACACCGGATACACCTCCGGAATTGCTTGAGTTACGTAAGGAGCAGCTTGGATTAAACGATCCAATTGTCGTTCAATATTTCAAATGGCTCGGTCAACTGCTGGTCGGGAATTTGGGATATTCCTTCAGCACTAGTGAATCGGTTGTTTCACTCATCGGCGAGCGTCTGGGGCAGACTGTGCTGCTTGGCATCTGTGCTCTGATTATTGGCCTTTTGATCGCGCTGCCAATCGGAATCATGAGTGCAGTCCGGCAAAACTCGAAATTCGACTATCTGATGACTGGACTCTCCTTCGTTGGAACGTCCATTCCCCAGTTTTTCCTTGGTCTCTTGTGCATTTATATTTTCGCTGTTCAACTCGGCTGGCTTCCCGTCGGCGGAACAGAGGATCTTGGCGGCGGAGGAGGGTTAGCCGACCGAATCAGACATTTGGTGCTACCTTCCATAGCACTCGCAGTCGGTATTGCCGGACGCAAAGTGCGTTATATCCGGGCGAGTATGCTGGATGTATTGAAGCAGGATTACCTGCGCACCGCTCGAGCCAAGGGGCTCAAAGAGTTCTATGTCACCAACAAGCATGCCCTGCGCAATGCTCTGATTCCGATTATTACGGTCGTCGGAATGGAAATTCCGATGCTCTTTGGTGGAGCCGTCATTGTGGAACAATTGTTTCAGTGGCCTGGCATCGGACAGTTGACTATTCAATCAATCATGTCCAGAGACTATTCGACCATCATGGGTCTAAACCTGGTCGCTGCCATGATTGTACTGGCTGCCAATCTACTTACAGATATTTTTTATTCGGTAGCTGATCCTCGTATCCAATATCAGTAA
- a CDS encoding ABC transporter ATP-binding protein gives MTLVEHRVGLEPLLRIEGLKTYYPIKRGLLSRTVGNVKAVDDISLELYPGETLGLVGESGCGKSTIGRSIIRLENPTSGRIWFEGQDITKSTILDLRRERTKMQMIFQDPYSSLNPRMRVQELLAEPMRVHGLATGAELETRIDHLLDTVGIPRSYKQRFPHEFSGGQRQRIGIARALSLNPKLIVCDEPVSALDVSIQAQILNLLKELQRELGLTYLFIAHGLGAVKYISTRIAVMYLGKVVEIGTKEQIFANPRHPYTQALLNAYPVPDPRKRGQERIVLQGDVPSPASPPSGCRFHTRCVYAQALCKEQEPLLQGEEHAVACHYPLTVG, from the coding sequence ATGACGCTTGTGGAACATAGGGTGGGCCTAGAACCGCTGCTTCGAATCGAAGGTTTGAAGACGTATTATCCAATTAAACGAGGACTGCTGTCCCGAACCGTTGGAAATGTAAAAGCAGTGGACGACATTTCGCTGGAGCTGTATCCAGGAGAAACACTGGGACTTGTTGGCGAGTCGGGCTGCGGCAAGTCGACCATCGGCCGCAGCATTATCCGACTTGAGAATCCAACGAGTGGAAGAATATGGTTTGAAGGACAGGATATTACGAAAAGCACAATATTAGACCTCCGCAGGGAACGGACCAAAATGCAAATGATTTTTCAGGACCCATACTCCTCCCTTAATCCCCGGATGCGGGTTCAGGAGCTGCTTGCCGAGCCGATGCGGGTGCATGGTCTGGCCACCGGAGCGGAGCTGGAGACAAGGATAGACCACCTGCTGGATACGGTCGGTATACCCCGAAGCTATAAGCAGAGATTTCCCCATGAATTTTCAGGGGGTCAGCGGCAGCGCATCGGGATCGCTCGTGCACTTTCCCTGAATCCGAAGCTCATCGTGTGTGACGAGCCGGTATCCGCGCTTGACGTTTCCATTCAGGCGCAGATCCTGAACTTGCTAAAGGAACTGCAGCGGGAGCTGGGACTCACATATTTGTTTATCGCTCATGGCCTCGGGGCCGTCAAGTACATCAGTACTCGTATTGCGGTGATGTATCTTGGCAAAGTGGTGGAGATCGGAACAAAGGAGCAGATCTTTGCGAACCCGCGACATCCGTACACGCAAGCTTTGCTCAATGCTTATCCGGTCCCGGATCCCCGCAAGCGCGGACAAGAGCGGATCGTTCTTCAGGGAGATGTCCCCAGTCCCGCTAGTCCCCCGTCAGGCTGCCGGTTTCATACCCGGTGTGTTTACGCCCAAGCATTGTGCAAGGAGCAGGAGCCCCTTCTGCAAGGAGAAGAACACGCGGTGGCTTGTCATTATCCACTGACTGTCGGTTAA
- a CDS encoding ABC transporter ATP-binding protein, which produces MRMLLELKDVKTVFKTDKGEVTSVDRVSLKLEKGETIAIVGESGCGKSVTSLSIMRLLGKNGSIKEGEIRFMEKDLATLPEPELRLIRGGDIAMIFQEPMTSLNPVFTIGNQLMEAIRLHTDLRGRAAEGYAVEMLEKVGIPRPEAIMKSYPHSLSGGMRQRVMIAMALSCKPKLLIADEPTTALDVTIQAQILNLMKELREEMDTSIMLITHDLGVVAEMADKVVVMYAGQFVEETDVYTLFEQPLHPYTQALMRSIPHIESDAEEALTSIPGAVPPLTNMPKGCRFHTRCEFAEGKCLSEAPMLLSVEEGHHVRCWMAQDSGAWKMREENVI; this is translated from the coding sequence ATACGCATGCTGCTAGAGCTGAAGGACGTAAAGACCGTGTTTAAAACGGACAAAGGGGAAGTTACTTCGGTGGATCGGGTCAGCCTTAAGCTGGAGAAGGGGGAAACGATCGCCATCGTTGGCGAATCGGGCTGTGGTAAAAGTGTTACTTCGCTCTCCATCATGAGACTGCTCGGCAAGAATGGCAGTATCAAGGAGGGTGAGATTCGGTTCATGGAGAAGGATCTCGCGACCTTGCCTGAGCCCGAACTGCGTCTAATTCGCGGCGGAGACATTGCGATGATCTTTCAGGAACCGATGACATCACTCAATCCCGTGTTCACTATTGGGAACCAATTGATGGAAGCCATCCGGCTGCATACCGATTTAAGAGGAAGGGCAGCTGAAGGTTATGCCGTCGAAATGCTGGAAAAGGTCGGTATCCCCCGTCCTGAGGCAATCATGAAGAGCTACCCCCACTCTCTATCTGGAGGGATGAGGCAGCGCGTGATGATCGCAATGGCCCTTTCCTGCAAGCCGAAATTACTCATTGCCGATGAGCCAACAACCGCACTGGATGTGACGATCCAGGCACAGATTCTGAATCTGATGAAGGAGCTTCGCGAAGAAATGGATACCTCGATCATGCTTATAACACATGATCTTGGTGTTGTTGCCGAGATGGCCGATAAGGTCGTGGTAATGTATGCCGGTCAATTCGTCGAGGAGACTGACGTGTATACCCTGTTTGAGCAGCCGCTTCATCCTTACACACAAGCGCTGATGAGATCCATTCCCCACATTGAATCCGATGCCGAGGAGGCACTGACCTCCATCCCTGGTGCGGTGCCTCCCCTTACGAACATGCCGAAGGGCTGCCGATTCCACACTCGCTGCGAGTTTGCCGAAGGAAAATGTCTGTCCGAAGCACCGATGCTGCTGTCGGTTGAGGAAGGCCACCATGTGCGCTGCTGGATGGCACAGGATTCAGGTGCCTGGAAGATGCGAGAGGAGAATGTCATATGA
- a CDS encoding response regulator transcription factor translates to MYNLLITDDESEIRNGLSNYFPWHEFGYQVVGQACDGEEALAFIEEKPVDVLLCDIRMPSLSGIDVAERLYRQGSGVKVILLSGFKEFEYAQLAVQYGVKRYLTKPTKYVEIAEVFGHLRSEMDHERMPAPSPSASSAESGLADHTIEKVKAYLQDNLSAATLENAAKHVYLNPFYLSKFFKTKTGENFSDYVMKLRMHRAAELLKTTHCKTYEISEIVGYSNAKNFTRMFRSFFGVTPREYRNED, encoded by the coding sequence GTGTACAATCTCTTAATCACGGATGATGAAAGCGAAATTCGCAACGGTCTGAGTAACTATTTCCCTTGGCATGAATTTGGATATCAAGTTGTCGGGCAAGCCTGCGACGGGGAGGAAGCACTCGCCTTTATCGAGGAGAAACCTGTGGACGTGCTTCTATGTGACATCCGGATGCCGTCCCTATCAGGCATTGATGTAGCAGAGCGGCTGTACCGACAAGGCTCAGGGGTCAAGGTTATCCTTTTAAGCGGCTTCAAGGAATTTGAATATGCACAATTGGCCGTACAGTATGGAGTCAAACGCTATTTGACAAAACCTACTAAATACGTGGAAATTGCTGAAGTGTTTGGACATCTCCGAAGTGAAATGGATCATGAGAGAATGCCTGCTCCTTCCCCTTCTGCATCGTCTGCGGAGAGCGGCCTGGCGGATCACACCATCGAGAAGGTTAAGGCATACTTGCAGGATAATTTGTCTGCTGCCACCCTGGAGAACGCTGCAAAGCATGTTTATCTTAATCCCTTCTACTTGAGCAAATTTTTCAAGACCAAGACCGGTGAGAACTTCTCCGATTATGTCATGAAACTTCGTATGCATCGTGCGGCGGAACTACTTAAGACCACCCACTGCAAAACGTACGAGATCAGTGAAATTGTCGGGTATAGCAACGCCAAAAATTTCACCAGGATGTTCCGGAGCTTCTTCGGGGTGACTCCCAGAGAATACCGGAACGAAGATTAA
- a CDS encoding sensor histidine kinase: MVTTAVRFFIKNLLTFLLPMLIPLVVLSALSAFLTQQYVVHGIKSNNMNMLKQTKENIELLFNEQNALNLHIIASTTQFMNLKDMLNKPLPSAEDYQQLAVLKNFIDSPSIASSYIDSIYIYLNNDNQRYISSVTGGFIELGEDPDHLWFDSYQKHAHHEEIWTESRKIPRYNLNDEIEYADVITMYRHFKVSDDNTGVIVLNIKREYIERRLNDLATAKGQLLAVVDQQGSVIFHNNAKYELSSEEMQQVISSKNSSVTTQTSNEEALIHMIYSETYDWTFISVTPKQSLYTALTRLLRIGAVLMVMALVAALLLAFQLTKKNYADLKIIMSILNAAEKGKPLPLHRSKGNNVYSQIIRSLLQNFIEHNYMRVQLSESQYKTQAAQFAALQSQLNPHFLYNTLETIHWKAAGYTDGPNELTSIVEHLSDILRYSLDGQNGLVPLNVEIANTKSYIAIQKTRYGERFDIWWEYEEELEKYQVLKLIFQPLIENSLQHGLSRSDQKLAVKIKIQRHGNLLRLAVIDNGDGISEERMVELRTRLFSDTADANHIGLINTQRRIQLAYGHRSELCIKSRPGRGTLIDIKLPIS; this comes from the coding sequence ATGGTCACAACAGCTGTCCGTTTTTTCATCAAGAACCTGCTGACCTTTCTTTTGCCCATGCTGATCCCGCTCGTTGTTCTCAGTGCTCTGTCCGCGTTCCTAACCCAGCAGTACGTCGTTCATGGTATCAAAAGTAACAACATGAACATGCTGAAGCAAACCAAAGAGAACATTGAACTCCTGTTCAATGAACAGAACGCTCTGAACCTGCATATCATCGCCAGCACAACCCAGTTCATGAACCTCAAGGATATGCTGAACAAGCCCCTGCCATCGGCAGAGGATTACCAACAACTGGCCGTTCTGAAAAACTTTATTGATTCACCCTCCATCGCCAGTTCCTATATTGATTCCATCTATATCTATCTAAATAACGATAACCAGCGCTACATTTCGTCCGTTACTGGAGGTTTTATCGAGCTTGGAGAAGATCCGGATCACCTCTGGTTTGATAGCTATCAAAAGCATGCACATCACGAAGAGATCTGGACGGAAAGCCGGAAGATTCCACGCTATAATTTGAACGACGAGATCGAATATGCAGACGTCATTACCATGTACCGCCATTTTAAGGTGTCGGATGACAATACCGGTGTTATCGTCCTTAATATCAAACGTGAGTACATTGAACGCAGGCTGAATGATCTCGCTACCGCAAAAGGACAGCTGCTTGCCGTTGTGGATCAGCAAGGCTCTGTTATCTTTCACAATAACGCCAAGTACGAGCTAAGTTCCGAGGAAATGCAGCAGGTCATTTCGAGTAAGAACAGCTCTGTTACGACGCAAACTTCGAATGAGGAAGCCTTGATTCACATGATCTACTCTGAGACGTACGACTGGACATTCATTTCCGTCACGCCGAAGCAATCACTTTACACCGCGCTTACTCGTCTGCTTCGCATTGGAGCTGTACTGATGGTCATGGCGCTGGTTGCTGCCCTTTTGCTCGCCTTCCAGCTCACCAAGAAGAATTATGCGGATCTCAAGATCATCATGTCCATTCTAAACGCGGCAGAGAAAGGCAAGCCGCTTCCCTTGCATCGTTCAAAGGGGAATAACGTCTACAGTCAGATTATTCGCAGCCTGTTACAGAATTTTATTGAGCACAATTACATGCGCGTTCAACTTTCGGAAAGCCAGTACAAAACGCAAGCTGCCCAGTTCGCTGCCCTGCAATCACAGCTCAACCCTCATTTTCTCTACAATACGCTGGAGACAATACACTGGAAGGCTGCTGGATACACGGACGGGCCGAACGAACTAACGAGCATTGTAGAGCATTTGTCCGACATTTTGCGATATTCCCTGGATGGGCAAAATGGACTTGTGCCGCTTAACGTGGAGATTGCAAATACGAAGAGCTACATCGCGATTCAGAAAACAAGATACGGGGAGCGATTTGATATTTGGTGGGAATACGAAGAAGAGCTGGAGAAATACCAGGTGCTTAAACTGATCTTTCAACCGCTGATCGAAAACAGCCTTCAGCATGGCTTAAGTCGTTCGGATCAGAAACTGGCCGTAAAGATCAAGATTCAGCGCCATGGTAACCTGCTGCGTTTGGCCGTCATCGACAATGGCGATGGCATATCGGAGGAGCGGATGGTCGAGCTGCGTACAAGGCTGTTTAGTGACACAGCGGATGCGAACCACATCGGTTTGATTAATACACAGAGAAGAATACAGCTTGCCTATGGTCATCGAAGCGAGCTGTGCATCAAGAGCAGACCCGGCCGTGGAACTCTGATAGATATCAAGCTTCCAATCAGTTAA
- the rbsB gene encoding ribose ABC transporter substrate-binding protein RbsB, giving the protein MKKWTLTLVSMIMIIVLAGCSLEPPEWAKPDGAGNKGQKKIGLSISTLNNPFFVSLKDGVVAEAQKQGIEVIVVDAQNDSAKQTNDVDDLIQQGVDALLINPADSAAISTAVQSANSVGIPVITLDRSADKGEVAALVASDNVKGGQMAAEYFVEQLGEGAKVIELEGVPGASATRERGKGFHEVADQKLDVVAKQSADFDRSKGLNVMENLLQGNPDVQAVFAHNDEMALGAIEAIQSSGKDIPVIGFDGNDDAIKSIQDGKLTATVAQQPVLIGQLAVQAALDVLEGKQVEKSIPAELKLVTKENANN; this is encoded by the coding sequence ATGAAAAAATGGACATTAACACTTGTAAGCATGATTATGATCATTGTTCTGGCCGGGTGCTCTCTGGAGCCCCCTGAATGGGCGAAGCCGGACGGTGCCGGAAATAAAGGACAGAAGAAAATAGGTCTCTCGATTTCAACACTGAACAATCCGTTCTTCGTTTCATTGAAAGACGGAGTCGTCGCAGAAGCTCAAAAGCAAGGCATTGAGGTTATCGTTGTCGATGCACAAAATGATTCGGCCAAGCAAACCAACGATGTGGATGACCTTATTCAGCAGGGCGTTGATGCACTCCTGATTAACCCGGCGGACTCCGCGGCAATCTCTACGGCAGTTCAATCTGCCAACAGCGTAGGCATTCCCGTAATTACACTGGATCGTTCCGCAGACAAAGGTGAGGTAGCGGCTCTGGTAGCATCCGATAATGTCAAAGGCGGACAGATGGCAGCCGAATATTTCGTTGAACAGCTCGGTGAAGGTGCTAAAGTCATTGAACTTGAAGGTGTGCCAGGAGCTTCCGCTACACGTGAACGGGGTAAAGGGTTCCACGAGGTGGCTGACCAGAAGCTTGACGTGGTTGCCAAACAATCGGCGGATTTCGACCGCTCCAAAGGTTTGAATGTGATGGAAAACCTGCTGCAGGGAAATCCGGATGTACAGGCTGTATTTGCCCATAACGATGAGATGGCACTTGGTGCGATTGAAGCGATTCAAAGCTCGGGCAAAGACATTCCAGTGATCGGGTTTGACGGCAACGACGATGCAATCAAATCCATTCAGGATGGAAAGCTGACAGCGACCGTTGCTCAGCAGCCGGTACTGATTGGCCAGCTGGCCGTACAAGCTGCTCTCGATGTCCTGGAAGGCAAACAGGTGGAGAAGTCCATCCCGGCAGAATTGAAGCTGGTGACCAAGGAAAATGCAAACAACTAG